The Alnus glutinosa chromosome 10, dhAlnGlut1.1, whole genome shotgun sequence DNA window GTTTTAAACCCAGGTGTTTAGTAATGTTTACTGTGTTAATTTactggctctctctctctctctctctctctctagactcGGTCGAGCTGCTCTTTTTATACGGAAATTTGAGAACAATTATCTCGTCCTGGTTTTGGGTTTAGAGCTCGCTCATCTCTTCTCTGTGGCCCCTTTCGTTTTGCTGTCATTTTCTTTGTTCACTTGAGGAAAGCTTAGAGGTAGAGATGAGTGGTCCTCCAGAATGTGAAAGTGTTACTCTTGATCTtctcaagaagaagatggaagACTTTGCTAAGGAAAGGGACTGGCAGCAGTTTCACAGCCCCAGAAACCTCCTTTTGGCTCTGGTATAAAtgctcaatctctctctctcttctttgcCTAGCTATGGCCTATAAACAATTAAGACCTTTTCTTTCGcctcatccatatatatatatatatatatatgtaaacaaTCTTTTGTTCTTGTGGGGGTGAAGTTATTTGTCGTGATGAAATATTTGGCAGGTGGGTGAAGTTGGGGAACTCTCTGAGATATTCCAGTGGAAAGGAGAGGTTGCGAAGGGACTGCCTGATTGGAAAGAAGAGGAGAAAGTGCACCTGGGTGAAGAGCTTTCAGATGTTTTGCTCTATCTTGTTCAGCTCTCTGACGCCTGTGGCGTTGATCTTGGCAAAGCTGCTCTCAGAAAGGTTCAACTTAACGCGATGAAATACCCAGCTCCAAATCAGCAAAGCCAGACCAACATGATCAATGGCACCCAGACTGGTTGATTTTTCGATCCAACCTTTTCAGTTTCCATTGCATGGAGACTAGTGATTGCATTAATTCTGTTAGATTTCGCTACTCTTTTGGCAAGTGAATCAGATCCATCCGACAGATAAGATATTTGGTGGTGATTGATATcgtcaaaatttcttttttgactTTAATTTTACTTTTCCGTATCTTTTAAAGTTTACATTAAGCATATGGAATTTATGAGTTGATTTTGATCCTTATTTTTTATTCGTATCCGAAAGAGGATAAGTTTAAAAAATGGATTcttttctataaataaaaaattatttattattaatattaattacaCTATTACAAGCCAATGTATGCATGTTTACCTTATTGACCAAAATAGCGTCACGTACATTTAATTTGCAAAGTGAGGTAGCGTCCTTCCAGCTTTGAAAGCCACACGTACAGTATTTATACGCATTTGATATTGAGATGGGATACGGTTGCAACTTCtatacaattttaataaattttttttttttttttcaaaatcaatcattagataTGTAGGACCCACGTATAAAAAGACagattcaatagttaatttgaaaaaaaaaattattggagttgtacaaaagttgtaaacCTATTATatctctttgaaattttttatcttattgatCAAATACACATTACTACAAGAAACCTGGTCTTTAGCAATGAGAAATTGTCATTGCTAATAGTGTGAAAGTCATTGTTAATTACTTTTAGCGACGACACATTGTTATTAATAAGTTCTTACAAAAAGATGGATGTTGTTGCTTATTAGCAACAACTTTATTTTGTTGCTGATAACACCttatcaacaacaacaaaggtCATTGCTAAGAAGCATGGTGTCGTCGCTCCTCCTTTCAGAACACAAAATGACTGTCGT harbors:
- the LOC133880122 gene encoding uncharacterized protein LOC133880122; amino-acid sequence: MSGPPECESVTLDLLKKKMEDFAKERDWQQFHSPRNLLLALVGEVGELSEIFQWKGEVAKGLPDWKEEEKVHLGEELSDVLLYLVQLSDACGVDLGKAALRKVQLNAMKYPAPNQQSQTNMINGTQTAIFRRCRCFRRISSLCLPRFFVFQSLFRPGLYTNRNLGRPSC